Proteins found in one Paenibacillus borealis genomic segment:
- a CDS encoding copper amine oxidase N-terminal domain-containing protein: MKKLWISIVVGLLVFPLIFQSPAKAAVTPIRIIIDGVQLSTDQPPVMVNGRTMVPLRAIFEAFNAAIKWDQKTQTVTAVQEDTTVILKIGSKTATINNQSVSLDVPGQNLKGRTMVPTRFVSEALGREVGWNQTTKVVTITTPVPAGVNTAPVSGVTAQDISDFGDGRDLQINFNRVLNESLVDHYRVLIVKAGNSFNLSSALAVPASNYSSVMVTGANPVVKLTAASRTADGELIKSSQGYMAYVLTVGKGSNISALSGGSSTITLTNNIAAVLSNVQVTDNNDYGDGRDLFVSFNKLADESKVSSYRIFVVKAANYSAFNLAKANSVVSAYYTQVTKTGANLTQTLTSGARDTDGALIQTGVSYRVFAMAVDSSNTANNVLSAASSPVTLSSIGISSLNVTDVNDYNDGRDLKVSFTHAADETYISQYRILVVPTYYYSSFSLSDANNVSSANYTAVSTSGSTTSQVLTSSTRDVRGALLKNGTNYKVYIVSVGSGVNAGANILSPASAEITLWNDFSMSAVTNLSVSDVNDNGDGRDLRVSFTHASDETYVSQYRIMVVPTSYYSSFSLSDANNVSSANYTSIGTSGSTTSQVLSSSTRDVRGNVLKNEISYRVYVLSVGSGSYAGSGVLSSASSVITLLNTSSVSAVSGLSVSDVADYGDGRDLKVSFTHAADETYIREYRIMVVPTSYYSSFSLSDANNVSTYISAGTSGNSTSQVLDSSARDVRGTTIKDGVSYKVYVLSVGIANYSGPNVLSGESSVITLAGKTPVVSVTNVTYSVDNGNLLTSFNKSANESNILEYRVYVVPAKQGFGTADALGVPASQYKAVVPNGTNPTVTAAARDVNGNSIARGTKYKVYVLAVANNYGVQNGGLSDSSEEFEL, from the coding sequence GTGAAGAAGTTATGGATTTCTATTGTAGTGGGGTTGCTGGTATTTCCGTTAATCTTTCAATCCCCGGCTAAGGCAGCAGTCACACCGATCCGAATTATTATTGACGGAGTCCAGTTGTCTACGGATCAGCCGCCAGTCATGGTGAACGGACGAACGATGGTACCGCTGCGTGCAATCTTTGAAGCCTTTAATGCAGCTATCAAGTGGGATCAGAAGACACAGACCGTAACGGCGGTCCAGGAGGATACAACGGTTATATTGAAAATCGGCTCCAAGACGGCTACGATTAATAATCAGTCTGTAAGTCTTGATGTGCCCGGTCAGAATTTGAAGGGCCGAACTATGGTTCCGACGCGTTTCGTAAGCGAGGCGCTGGGCCGGGAGGTGGGCTGGAATCAGACCACCAAAGTTGTGACGATAACCACCCCGGTGCCGGCCGGCGTTAACACAGCTCCGGTATCCGGCGTAACCGCACAGGATATCAGTGACTTCGGTGACGGACGCGACCTGCAGATCAACTTCAACCGGGTGTTAAATGAGTCCCTGGTGGACCATTACCGCGTTCTGATCGTTAAAGCAGGCAACTCGTTTAATCTGTCGTCCGCACTCGCGGTACCCGCATCTAATTATTCTTCAGTCATGGTGACAGGCGCAAATCCTGTGGTCAAATTGACAGCTGCTTCGAGAACAGCAGATGGAGAGTTAATCAAAAGCAGTCAGGGGTATATGGCTTATGTCCTGACGGTAGGCAAAGGAAGTAACATCAGCGCTCTTTCCGGGGGTTCTTCCACGATTACTTTGACTAATAATATTGCAGCAGTATTAAGCAATGTACAGGTAACCGATAATAACGATTACGGTGACGGGCGGGATCTGTTCGTCAGCTTCAACAAGCTGGCAGATGAGAGTAAGGTAAGCTCCTACCGGATATTCGTGGTCAAAGCGGCTAACTATTCAGCCTTTAACCTGGCCAAAGCAAACTCGGTTGTCAGTGCCTATTACACACAAGTCACCAAGACCGGTGCCAACCTCACCCAGACGCTTACCTCAGGGGCCAGGGACACAGATGGAGCACTTATTCAGACAGGAGTAAGCTACAGGGTATTTGCCATGGCTGTTGACAGCAGCAATACAGCTAATAATGTGCTTTCAGCGGCTTCGTCGCCGGTTACCCTGTCCAGCATAGGGATTTCTAGCCTGAATGTCACTGATGTTAACGACTATAATGACGGCCGTGACCTGAAGGTGTCATTCACACATGCCGCTGACGAAACTTATATCAGCCAGTACCGGATTCTAGTGGTGCCTACTTATTACTACAGCAGCTTCAGCCTGTCTGACGCAAATAATGTCTCAAGCGCAAATTATACAGCAGTAAGTACATCGGGCTCCACTACCAGCCAGGTATTAACTTCCTCCACCAGAGATGTGCGCGGGGCGCTGCTGAAGAATGGAACCAATTACAAAGTGTATATTGTATCTGTCGGAAGCGGGGTTAATGCGGGGGCCAATATACTTTCGCCTGCATCAGCTGAGATTACGCTGTGGAATGATTTCAGCATGAGTGCTGTGACTAACCTGAGTGTGAGCGACGTTAACGACAACGGGGATGGCCGCGATCTGAGGGTATCATTCACCCATGCCTCAGACGAGACCTATGTCAGCCAGTACCGGATTATGGTGGTGCCTACTTCCTACTACAGCAGCTTCAGCTTGTCTGACGCGAATAATGTATCAAGTGCGAATTACACTTCAATTGGTACATCGGGCTCTACGACCAGCCAGGTATTATCTTCCTCTACCAGAGACGTGCGCGGGAATGTACTTAAGAATGAGATCAGTTACCGGGTGTATGTATTATCTGTTGGAAGCGGAAGTTACGCGGGGTCAGGTGTACTCTCGTCAGCTTCATCGGTAATTACGTTATTGAATACTTCCAGTGTGAGCGCAGTTTCCGGACTCAGTGTCAGTGATGTTGCCGACTATGGTGACGGCCGTGATCTGAAGGTATCCTTCACTCATGCTGCGGACGAAACCTACATCCGAGAGTACCGGATTATGGTGGTGCCGACATCCTATTACAGCAGCTTCAGCTTGTCTGACGCGAACAATGTCTCCACTTATATTTCAGCGGGTACCTCCGGCAATAGCACGAGCCAAGTGCTGGACTCCTCAGCCAGAGATGTGCGCGGTACTACAATCAAAGATGGAGTCAGCTATAAAGTGTATGTGTTGTCCGTCGGAATTGCGAATTATTCAGGTCCGAATGTCTTGTCCGGAGAATCGTCTGTGATTACCCTGGCCGGCAAAACCCCGGTCGTCTCCGTGACGAATGTAACGTATAGTGTGGACAATGGCAACCTTCTGACCAGTTTCAACAAATCAGCGAATGAGTCTAATATCCTGGAATACCGGGTATATGTAGTCCCTGCCAAGCAAGGGTTTGGTACGGCGGATGCACTCGGGGTGCCGGCTTCACAGTATAAGGCGGTTGTTCCAAACGGAACGAATCCGACAGTTACGGCTGCAGCCCGGGATGTGAACGGAAATTCAATTGCCCGTGGGACTAAATACAAGGTGTATGTTCTTGCCGTAGCCAATAATTATGGTGTGCAGAACGGGGGGCTTTCAGATTCAAGCGAGGAGTTTGAGCTATAA
- a CDS encoding DUF423 domain-containing protein — protein MQRRLVGWGAVLAMLSVGIGAFGAHMLKTVISEEYLKVYETGVQYHMVHALALILIGLTAGQWGESVRLRWAGRLIGAGIILFSGSLYILSTSGIKILGAITPIGGVCFLAGWICFAVEAFSRKN, from the coding sequence ATGCAACGAAGATTGGTAGGCTGGGGAGCTGTGCTGGCTATGCTGTCCGTGGGAATCGGAGCGTTCGGCGCACATATGCTGAAGACCGTGATTAGCGAAGAGTATCTGAAAGTGTACGAGACCGGCGTCCAGTATCATATGGTTCATGCACTGGCTCTGATTCTTATCGGCCTGACAGCAGGCCAGTGGGGAGAGAGTGTCCGGCTGCGCTGGGCGGGCCGGCTGATTGGTGCGGGAATCATTCTGTTCTCCGGCAGCCTGTATATCCTCAGCACCTCCGGGATCAAAATTCTTGGAGCGATTACGCCTATTGGCGGCGTGTGCTTCCTTGCGGGCTGGATTTGCTTTGCCGTGGAGGCATTCTCGCGTAAGAATTAA
- a CDS encoding YunC family protein → MVTLEPVQVGDYVLVGVEVKLPKTTLLSISTSRGYIMCGALDIGLLNNTLSDRQIIAARAVGVRTLPQLLAAPLESVTIEAEKLGIVPGMTGAEALLLMV, encoded by the coding sequence ATGGTAACATTGGAGCCTGTACAGGTAGGCGATTATGTCCTGGTCGGGGTTGAAGTGAAGCTGCCCAAAACTACGCTGCTCAGCATCAGCACAAGCCGGGGATATATCATGTGCGGGGCGCTGGATATAGGACTGCTCAATAACACGCTGAGTGACCGGCAGATTATTGCTGCACGGGCAGTAGGGGTGCGCACATTGCCGCAGCTGCTGGCTGCCCCGCTGGAATCCGTTACGATAGAAGCGGAGAAGCTTGGCATAGTTCCGGGCATGACCGGGGCGGAAGCCCTGCTTCTGATGGTGTAG
- a CDS encoding Dps family protein — protein MAKASNKVNTASLEQVLNRQVANLNVLYVKVHNYHWYVKGEQFFSLHVKFEELYDDITLKMDEVAERLLSIKGSPAATMKEYLEIATIQEATGKEDTRGMVQTLIEDFATVAEELTEGIELAEEVSDQPTADLFIKIRSDLEKNQWMLRSFLG, from the coding sequence ATGGCTAAAGCATCAAACAAAGTAAATACCGCTTCATTGGAACAAGTACTTAACCGTCAGGTAGCGAACCTCAATGTTCTATATGTGAAAGTGCATAACTATCACTGGTATGTGAAAGGCGAGCAGTTCTTTTCCCTGCATGTGAAGTTTGAAGAACTGTATGATGATATCACGCTCAAAATGGACGAGGTTGCCGAACGCCTGCTGAGCATCAAAGGCAGTCCGGCAGCGACTATGAAAGAATATTTGGAAATTGCCACCATTCAGGAAGCGACCGGCAAGGAAGATACCCGGGGCATGGTGCAGACACTCATCGAGGATTTCGCGACAGTAGCGGAAGAATTGACTGAGGGCATCGAATTGGCGGAAGAAGTCAGCGACCAGCCGACGGCTGACCTGTTCATTAAGATCCGCAGTGATCTTGAGAAGAACCAATGGATGCTGCGCTCTTTCCTGGGCTGA
- a CDS encoding MarR family transcriptional regulator, with protein sequence MTTIHVIDCIGNHEPINSTSIAEKMKLSKASITKISGKLLQEGCIKRSRMNDNKKEVYFSLTPKGRQLFVVHAEMHQSLEQSFIQGLNTFSEAELQASLKFIQTVIDHNDNMINIDGSS encoded by the coding sequence ATGACAACTATTCATGTCATTGATTGCATCGGCAACCACGAGCCCATTAACAGCACCTCGATTGCAGAAAAAATGAAGTTGTCCAAGGCGAGCATTACGAAAATCAGCGGCAAGCTCCTCCAGGAAGGCTGCATTAAGCGCAGCCGGATGAATGACAACAAGAAAGAAGTCTATTTCAGCCTTACGCCCAAAGGCAGGCAGCTCTTTGTCGTTCACGCCGAGATGCATCAAAGCCTTGAACAGAGCTTTATTCAGGGTTTGAACACATTCTCGGAGGCGGAGCTGCAGGCTTCACTGAAATTCATTCAAACGGTGATTGATCATAATGACAATATGATTAACATCGACGGGAGTTCCTAG
- a CDS encoding nitroreductase family protein — protein MKNVSQAIRERRTIRKFSTRPVEQEGIVSLLNEAASLYEAEGTPHWRCLYFGTPESREALAESMIARVKESNLGKLLPAKMTGFLKKQINSTPAHIIFIAESAETRRQRDENYAAVCSIMQNVQLLGWEQGLGMLWYTDPMFFNGSLFSKIGLREGERFAGMLEIGYFEKTPRARKRTPAEESWSIIGEEDKLHSEFNTVSPQNVLKLLNEAVWAPNDGMREPWRFIYVTGDQAAIKLRSSGEDASTPFLVVVAKEQSDPHKQDEDYAAVCCLIQNFQLLAKSEPWHLRRLIPEWIYDTKQCKSFGIRPRERIVAVLELGGDKRVPDSVSAPVFFEQFSRENDHRR, from the coding sequence ATGAAGAATGTGTCTCAAGCGATAAGAGAACGGCGGACCATCCGGAAATTCAGCACAAGGCCGGTCGAGCAGGAAGGGATCGTTTCTCTGCTGAATGAGGCGGCAAGTTTATACGAAGCCGAAGGGACGCCGCATTGGCGCTGTCTGTACTTCGGCACGCCGGAGTCACGTGAAGCGCTGGCTGAGAGCATGATTGCCAGGGTGAAGGAAAGCAATCTGGGAAAACTCCTTCCTGCCAAAATGACGGGATTTCTAAAAAAACAAATTAATTCTACTCCTGCCCACATCATCTTCATTGCTGAATCCGCCGAAACACGGCGGCAGCGCGACGAAAATTACGCCGCAGTCTGCAGCATTATGCAGAATGTTCAGCTGCTGGGCTGGGAACAAGGGCTAGGGATGCTATGGTATACGGATCCGATGTTTTTCAACGGGTCTTTGTTTAGTAAAATTGGCTTAAGAGAAGGAGAACGGTTCGCCGGAATGCTGGAAATCGGCTACTTTGAGAAAACGCCGAGAGCCCGGAAAAGAACGCCGGCAGAGGAGAGTTGGAGTATAATAGGTGAGGAAGACAAACTGCATTCGGAGTTCAACACAGTTTCTCCGCAGAACGTCCTGAAACTGCTGAATGAGGCTGTATGGGCGCCAAATGACGGGATGAGAGAACCCTGGCGTTTTATCTATGTAACGGGTGATCAAGCCGCCATCAAACTGCGATCCTCCGGAGAGGATGCTTCAACACCGTTCCTTGTGGTCGTGGCCAAGGAGCAATCGGATCCTCACAAGCAGGATGAGGATTATGCAGCGGTATGCTGTCTGATCCAGAACTTTCAGCTGCTGGCCAAGTCGGAGCCGTGGCACCTTCGCCGCCTGATTCCGGAATGGATTTATGACACGAAGCAGTGCAAGTCATTTGGAATTCGTCCCCGGGAGCGGATCGTTGCTGTGCTTGAACTGGGAGGAGACAAGAGAGTCCCTGATTCCGTGTCTGCTCCAGTGTTTTTTGAACAGTTCAGCAGGGAGAATGACCACAGGCGATAA
- the sufC gene encoding Fe-S cluster assembly ATPase SufC, whose amino-acid sequence MAADFVIEGLKATIEGKEILKGINLQMKGGEIHAIMGPNGTGKSTLASALMGHPKYVVTEGTAVLEGEDLLEMAVDERARAGLFLAMQYPSEISGVTNSDFLRSAINSRREEGSEISLIRFIRLMEAKMKELDMNPEFLHRYLNEGFSGGEKKRNEILQMMMLDPKIVILDEIDSGLDIDALKIVADGVNSMRSPERGFLVITHYQRLLNYIKPDYVHVMMQGRIVKSGGPELAERLEAEGYEWVKEELGIEDETVGQEA is encoded by the coding sequence ATGGCAGCAGATTTTGTCATTGAGGGACTGAAAGCGACGATTGAAGGAAAAGAAATTCTGAAGGGTATCAACCTTCAAATGAAAGGCGGAGAAATTCACGCCATCATGGGACCGAACGGTACTGGTAAAAGTACTTTGGCCTCAGCCCTGATGGGTCATCCGAAGTATGTGGTTACAGAAGGCACAGCCGTGCTTGAAGGTGAAGATCTGCTGGAGATGGCAGTTGATGAACGCGCCCGTGCCGGGTTGTTCCTGGCTATGCAGTATCCGAGCGAGATCAGCGGGGTAACCAACTCCGACTTCCTGCGCAGTGCAATCAATTCCCGGCGTGAAGAGGGCAGCGAGATTTCCCTGATCCGTTTCATCCGGCTGATGGAAGCGAAGATGAAGGAACTGGATATGAATCCTGAGTTCCTGCACCGCTACCTGAACGAAGGCTTCTCCGGCGGTGAGAAGAAACGTAACGAAATTCTCCAAATGATGATGCTGGATCCTAAGATCGTCATTCTTGACGAAATCGACTCCGGCCTTGATATTGATGCACTCAAAATTGTTGCCGATGGTGTGAACTCCATGCGCAGTCCGGAACGCGGATTCCTGGTCATCACTCACTATCAGCGTTTGCTTAACTACATCAAACCTGATTACGTGCATGTCATGATGCAGGGACGGATTGTGAAGTCCGGCGGTCCTGAGCTTGCAGAACGACTGGAAGCAGAAGGTTATGAATGGGTTAAGGAAGAACTCGGCATTGAAGACGAAACTGTAGGACAAGAAGCTTAG
- the sufD gene encoding Fe-S cluster assembly protein SufD has product MTTQTILPVDAQKLGELSQSSGEPGWLKDSRLKALELAAELALPKLEKTRIDRWNINNYGEYKASQAFTSLSEAPASITALIKDQEEGSLIIQRNSGAVYARLAPELAAQGVIFTDLQTAVREHGDLVQRYLHKAVLPEEHSIAALHAALWNGGVFLYVPKNVIIETPLQAVLLTDDAEAAFVPHILIVADTNSSLTYVDNYVSDKSEAGLHNGAVEVFVGAGATVRYATVHQLGQDTTDVTYRRAVVENDGTIEWIIGEMNYGDTASDTKSVLKGNGSSSDAKVIAVGTGSQKLSYTTQAQHFGRNTPSDMITRAVMRDSATSIINGITKIEKGATRADGQQTEKVLMLSPKARGDANPILLIDEDDVTAGHAASVGQVNYEQVYYLMSRGITRHDAETLIIYGFLAPVVSQIPLEGLRNQLQSLVERKLGQ; this is encoded by the coding sequence ATGACGACGCAAACCATTCTTCCCGTGGATGCCCAGAAGCTCGGCGAATTATCGCAGAGCAGCGGCGAACCGGGCTGGCTGAAGGACAGCCGCTTGAAGGCACTGGAGCTTGCCGCTGAGCTTGCCCTGCCGAAGCTGGAGAAGACACGGATTGACCGCTGGAACATTAACAACTACGGAGAGTACAAGGCAAGCCAGGCTTTCACATCCCTTAGCGAAGCGCCTGCTTCGATCACCGCACTGATCAAGGATCAGGAGGAAGGCAGCCTGATCATTCAGCGCAATTCGGGAGCCGTATATGCCCGTCTGGCTCCTGAGCTGGCTGCGCAAGGCGTGATATTCACCGATCTGCAGACAGCAGTCAGAGAGCATGGAGATCTGGTGCAGCGTTATCTGCATAAGGCAGTATTGCCTGAAGAGCATTCCATCGCGGCACTGCATGCAGCGCTGTGGAACGGCGGGGTATTCCTCTATGTTCCTAAGAATGTCATCATTGAAACTCCGCTGCAGGCGGTGCTGTTAACAGATGACGCCGAGGCTGCTTTTGTCCCGCATATTCTGATTGTTGCTGATACTAATAGTTCATTAACCTACGTGGATAATTATGTATCCGATAAATCCGAAGCGGGCCTGCATAACGGGGCGGTTGAGGTGTTTGTAGGCGCAGGTGCTACTGTACGCTATGCCACGGTGCATCAGCTTGGACAGGATACCACAGATGTGACTTACCGCCGTGCGGTAGTGGAGAATGACGGTACAATTGAATGGATCATCGGCGAGATGAACTATGGTGATACCGCCAGCGACACCAAGTCTGTGCTGAAGGGTAACGGATCAAGCTCGGATGCCAAGGTAATTGCTGTAGGTACCGGTTCGCAGAAGCTGAGCTACACTACGCAGGCCCAGCATTTTGGCAGAAACACTCCGAGTGATATGATTACCCGTGCAGTGATGCGGGATTCGGCCACTTCCATTATTAACGGAATTACGAAGATCGAGAAAGGTGCCACAAGAGCGGACGGGCAGCAGACCGAGAAGGTTCTGATGCTGAGCCCCAAAGCACGCGGCGACGCCAACCCGATCCTCCTTATAGATGAAGATGATGTAACTGCAGGCCATGCCGCTTCCGTAGGACAGGTCAATTACGAGCAAGTCTATTACCTGATGTCCCGGGGAATTACGCGGCATGACGCAGAAACACTGATCATATACGGCTTCCTGGCTCCTGTTGTGTCGCAAATTCCACTGGAGGGACTGCGCAATCAGCTCCAATCTCTTGTGGAAAGGAAGTTAGGCCAATGA
- a CDS encoding cysteine desulfurase, whose protein sequence is MISSSIREQFPILNQNINGHPLVYLDSAATSQKPRQVIEAVKSYYEWDNANVHRGVHTLGSRATDAYEGAREKLAKFINARSTKEIIFTRGTTSALNIVASSYGPSVLQEGDEIVITQMEHHSNFIPWQQLAKKTGATLKFLPLQKDGTVTLEDAEKTITAQTKIVAIAYVSNVMGITHPIKELAAIAHRNGAVIVVDGAQSTPHMKVDVQDLDCDFYALSGHKMLAPTGIGALYGKKALLEAMEPVEFGGEMIDDVGLYESTWKELPWKFEGGTPIIAGAVGLGAAIDFLQEVGLDNIHRHEMQLAAYAEERLSEISDLTIYGPRNRQVGVVTFNLGDVHPHDVATVLDAEGIAVRAGHHCCQPLMRWLEVSSTARASFYLYNTEQDVDSLVQALIKAKEYFAYELG, encoded by the coding sequence ATGATTAGCAGCTCAATCCGGGAGCAATTTCCTATATTGAATCAGAATATTAACGGACACCCGCTAGTGTACCTGGACAGCGCGGCAACTTCACAGAAGCCGCGCCAGGTCATTGAGGCGGTCAAGTCTTATTATGAATGGGATAACGCCAATGTTCACCGCGGGGTGCACACACTGGGCAGCCGGGCAACTGATGCTTACGAAGGCGCCCGCGAGAAGCTGGCTAAGTTCATTAATGCCCGCAGCACCAAGGAAATTATTTTCACACGCGGTACTACAAGTGCACTTAATATTGTAGCTTCATCTTATGGACCTTCCGTCCTGCAAGAGGGCGATGAGATCGTAATTACCCAGATGGAGCATCACAGCAATTTCATTCCCTGGCAGCAGCTGGCCAAGAAGACAGGGGCAACCCTGAAATTCCTTCCTTTGCAGAAGGATGGTACAGTGACACTGGAGGATGCCGAGAAGACGATTACGGCTCAGACCAAGATCGTAGCTATCGCGTATGTATCCAATGTTATGGGGATTACCCATCCTATCAAAGAGCTTGCAGCAATTGCCCACCGCAACGGTGCCGTAATCGTGGTGGATGGAGCACAGAGCACGCCGCATATGAAGGTGGATGTGCAGGATCTGGACTGTGACTTCTATGCGCTGTCCGGTCACAAGATGCTGGCGCCTACCGGAATCGGTGCGCTATACGGCAAGAAGGCTTTGCTGGAAGCTATGGAGCCTGTCGAATTTGGCGGCGAAATGATTGATGATGTAGGTCTCTACGAATCGACCTGGAAAGAGCTGCCCTGGAAGTTCGAAGGCGGGACACCGATTATTGCGGGTGCCGTTGGACTGGGAGCCGCGATTGATTTCCTGCAGGAGGTCGGACTGGATAATATTCACCGTCATGAGATGCAGCTTGCCGCTTATGCGGAGGAGCGGCTGTCAGAGATCAGTGATCTGACGATCTACGGCCCCCGGAACCGCCAGGTGGGAGTAGTCACCTTCAACCTTGGCGATGTCCATCCGCATGACGTAGCTACGGTGCTGGATGCGGAGGGCATTGCTGTCCGCGCCGGACATCATTGCTGCCAGCCGCTGATGCGCTGGCTGGAGGTCAGCTCAACAGCCCGGGCCAGCTTCTACCTGTACAATACGGAACAGGATGTAGATTCGCTGGTTCAAGCCTTAATCAAGGCAAAGGAGTATTTCGCCTATGAACTTGGATGA
- the sufU gene encoding Fe-S cluster assembly sulfur transfer protein SufU, with product MNLDDLYRRVIMDHYKNPRNRGSFEDDALKIELNNPTCGDRITLQLKVEDGVVKDARYSGEGCSISMSSASMMTEAVKGQTVAHALELADSFSSLMKGEEADFGDYEDIEALSGVNKFPARIKCATLAWNALRKGIDTEENHQQH from the coding sequence ATGAACTTGGATGACTTATATAGACGCGTAATTATGGATCATTACAAAAATCCCCGGAACCGTGGTTCATTCGAAGATGATGCACTCAAGATTGAGCTGAACAATCCTACCTGCGGCGACCGCATTACGCTTCAGCTTAAGGTAGAGGACGGCGTCGTCAAGGACGCCCGTTATAGCGGCGAAGGCTGTTCAATCAGCATGTCGTCGGCTTCGATGATGACGGAAGCGGTCAAAGGCCAGACTGTAGCGCATGCGCTTGAGCTGGCGGACAGCTTCTCCTCTCTGATGAAGGGTGAAGAAGCAGATTTCGGAGACTACGAAGATATTGAAGCCCTGTCCGGTGTTAATAAATTTCCGGCGCGGATCAAATGTGCCACACTGGCATGGAACGCGCTTCGCAAAGGCATAGATACGGAAGAGAATCATCAACAACATTAG
- the sufB gene encoding Fe-S cluster assembly protein SufB, producing MAKKAPDMEEYQYGFRDEHKSIFQSGKGLTEEIVREISAIKNEPEWMLKFRLKALEQFRKMPMPTWGGNMDDLDFEDIQYYVRPSEKQGKTWEEVPSEIKETFDKLGIPEAEQKFLAGVSAQYESEVVYHSMQKNLEDQGVIFTDTDSALRDHPELFKKFFGTIIPPADNKFAALNSAVWSGGSFIYVPKGVKCEVPLQAYFRINSENMGQFERTLILADEDSFVHYVEGCTAPIYSTNSLHSAVVEILCMKNARVRYTTIQNWAPNIYNLVTKRAVAEENATMEWVDGNIGSKLTMKYPAVVLKGRGAKGSVLSIAVAGKGQHQDAGAKMIHLAPDTTSTIVSKSISKHGGKVTYRGLASFGRQAEGAKSNIKCDTLIMDNQSTSDTIPYNEIMNDNIVLEHEATVSKVSEEQLFYLQSRGLTEAEATQMIVMGFIEPFTKELPMEYAVEMNRLIKFEMEGSIG from the coding sequence ATGGCTAAGAAAGCGCCTGATATGGAAGAGTACCAGTATGGATTCCGTGACGAGCATAAGTCGATATTCCAGTCTGGTAAAGGGCTCACGGAAGAAATTGTCCGGGAAATCTCCGCAATTAAGAATGAACCGGAATGGATGCTTAAATTCCGTCTGAAAGCACTGGAGCAGTTCCGCAAGATGCCAATGCCTACTTGGGGCGGCAATATGGACGATCTGGATTTCGAGGACATTCAATATTATGTAAGACCTTCGGAGAAGCAGGGCAAGACTTGGGAAGAAGTGCCTTCCGAGATTAAGGAAACCTTCGATAAGCTGGGTATTCCTGAAGCGGAGCAGAAATTCCTTGCCGGCGTCTCGGCACAGTATGAATCTGAGGTTGTATACCACAGCATGCAGAAGAACCTTGAGGATCAAGGGGTAATCTTCACAGATACAGATTCTGCACTGCGTGACCACCCCGAGCTGTTCAAGAAGTTCTTCGGCACCATCATTCCTCCGGCAGACAACAAGTTCGCCGCGCTCAACAGCGCAGTCTGGTCGGGCGGCAGTTTCATCTATGTTCCGAAAGGCGTGAAATGTGAAGTGCCTTTGCAGGCGTACTTCCGTATCAACTCCGAGAACATGGGACAATTCGAGCGGACCCTGATTCTTGCGGATGAAGACAGCTTCGTGCATTATGTTGAGGGCTGTACGGCTCCGATCTATAGCACCAACTCCCTGCATAGTGCAGTCGTTGAAATCCTGTGCATGAAGAATGCGCGTGTGCGTTACACAACCATTCAGAACTGGGCACCGAATATCTATAACCTGGTAACCAAACGTGCGGTTGCCGAAGAGAATGCTACCATGGAATGGGTAGACGGCAACATCGGTTCCAAGCTGACAATGAAATATCCGGCAGTTGTGCTTAAGGGCCGCGGAGCCAAAGGTTCGGTATTGTCGATCGCGGTAGCAGGCAAAGGCCAGCACCAGGATGCAGGCGCCAAGATGATTCATCTGGCACCGGACACTACTTCCACGATCGTCTCCAAGTCGATCAGCAAGCACGGCGGGAAGGTAACTTACCGCGGACTCGCTTCCTTCGGCCGTCAGGCAGAAGGCGCGAAATCCAATATCAAATGCGACACGCTCATTATGGATAACCAGTCCACCTCGGACACGATTCCTTATAATGAAATCATGAACGATAACATCGTGCTTGAGCATGAAGCTACCGTATCCAAGGTTTCGGAAGAGCAGCTGTTCTATCTCCAGAGCCGCGGCCTGACGGAAGCCGAAGCTACGCAGATGATCGTTATGGGCTTCATCGAACCGTTCACCAAAGAACTGCCGATGGAATATGCGGTTGAGATGAACAGATTGATCAAATTCGAGATGGAAGGCTCCATCGGTTAA